From the genome of Nocardia mangyaensis:
CGACTGCGTGATCAGGGTTTCCAGCTCGCCGCTGCGATGGGCGAGGCTCGCGATCACGTCGCTGAGGTTGCCGATCACCGCGCCGAGGACCTCGTCGCGTTCGCCGAAGGTGGTCGCCAGCGCGGCGGCCTGGGTGATCAGCGCCGACAGCGAGACGCCGTCGCCCTGCAGTGCTTGGACGAGCGTCTCGGACAGCGAGTTCACCTCGTCGGGTTGCAGCAGGCCGAACAGGGGTTCGAAACCGGACAGCATGGTCGAGACGTCGAACGAGGACTCGGTGCGCTCCAGGGGAATCGCGCCGTCGGCGGGCAGCGGCTCACCGGGTGTCTCGCCCGCGTCCAGCGCGACGTACCGCTGACCGATGAGGTTCTGGTAGCGGATGAGCGCCCTGGTCGTGGTGCTCAGGCGCTGGCGGGACTGCACGGCCAGGCTCACCCTGGCATGGCGACGATCCACCAGCTCGATCGCGTCGACCCGGCCCACGCGCACCCCGGCGATGCGCACGTCGTCACCGGTGCGCAGGCCGAGCACATCGGTGAAGGTCGCGCTGTAGCGGTGGGTGTCGCCGGGAACCGCACGCTGCAGGGTCGACCAGATCGTGTAGGTCGCGATCAGCGAGAGTGTCACGAAGACGGCGAGTCCGAGATAGGTGGTGCGCGTGCGCATCTCAGTGGCCTCCTGGCGGGGTGACGGTCACGGTCGACCCCGCGAGAACCGGGCCGAGCAGCAGCAGCTGGGTGGTGTTGGGGCGCCCGCCCACGATGGCGGCGACGGCATCGGAACCGGCGAGCGAGATCGGCCGAGCGGGCGAGTCCTGCACTGCCGGCTCCGAACTCGCCGGCGCGGTGACGCCGGGAATGACGAGGCCGGGGATGGTGGGCAGGCTCAGACCGGGAATCGTGGGCAGGATGAGGCCGGGAATCGTGGGCAGCGAGAGCTCGGACAGGCCGGGCGGCGTCGGCAGCGGTGCCGGACCGGCCGTCGAGAGCCAGCCGGGGATGAGTTGCGTCGGATACTGCTGCGGCGCAGCAACATCGGGCACCGAGGGGCCGTCACACCGTGGCCCGGCCTGTGGACCGTAGCGCGGACAGTCGGCCGCGGTGTACTGGCGGAACGGGGTGAACGACACCGTCACGTTCCAGCGCATCTGCCTGCTCGGGCCCCAGTTGAACACCGACGCCAGACGGTTCAGCGAGGTGTTCAATCCCCTGATCGTGTCGGTGAGCGCCGAGGGGTCGGCGGCCAGCGCGCCGAACGTCTCGTCGAGGCCGACCACCAGTTCCTTGCCCGCGTCCGGATTGCGGGCGAACAACTCCTGAGTCGCCGCGGTGGCGGTGCCCGCGGTAGTGAGCAGGTCGATGAGCTGGGCGCGCCGATCGGTGATCGTGCGGGCGGTCTGCACCGACCGGCCGAGGGCGTCGACGAGTTCGGGCGCGGACTGATTCACCGCCGCCGCGGCAGCGCCCAGATCGCCCAGCAGCTCGCCGATTCCGGGCAGCGCGCGGACCTCGGTGATCCACTCGTCGAGGCGTTCGATGGTGGAACCGGGCAGGCGGGCGTCCCCGTCGAGCGCGTCGGCCAGGGTCGCCAGGACCCGGGCCAGCTTGGCGGGCTGGATGCGATCGAGGACATCGCGCAACGTGGTGAGCGTGGTCTGCAGCGCGACGGTCGCGCTGCTGGTGTCCTGCTCGATCACCGCCCCGGCCCGCAGCGCCGGGGCCGCGCCGTTGTCGACCAGCTCGATCGAGGAGACTCCGAAGATGTTGGCGGGTACCACGCGGGCGGTGACCGAGGACGGGATCGCCTCGGCGGCAGCCGGTTCCAATGCCAGCTCGACGCGCTGGCGCAGCCCCTTCTCCGCGATCTCCACCCCCGACACCGCACCGACGAGCATTCCGCGGAAGCGCACATCGGCGCGGGCGGGCAGACCGTCACCGGTGCTGGTCATCCGCGCGGTCACCGCGACGGCATCGTCGAAGTAGCCGGCGTAGCGCAGGCCGAGCAGGGCGACCACGCTCGACAGGCTCACCGCCATGGCCACCCCGGCCAGGCCGAGCCGCCGCCGCGACCAGCCGCGTCCACTGGGGTCCGGATACATCTCGACCACCTATCCCGAGATCCGGATGCCGGGGTCGATGCCCCAGATCGCCAGGGTGAGAAGCAGATTCAGGAAGACGACGACGATGATCGTCATCTTGATGGCGTGCCCCGCCGCGACGCCGACACCCTCGGGACCGCCTGCGGCGACATAGCCGTAGTGGCACTGGATGAAGGTGGCGACCAGCACGAACGCCACCGCCTTGAGCACCGAGTAGACGATGTCGCCCGGGTCGAGGAACTGGTGGAAGTAGTGGTCGTAGGTGCCGATCCCGGTGCCGCCGAGGAAGAACACCGTCAGCTTGGTGGTGAGGTAGGCCGTCGCCATGCCGATGGCGTACAGCGGCAGGATCGCCACCGCTGCGGCCAGCATCCGAGTGGTGATCAGATAGGGCAGCGGCCGGATCGCCATCGACTCGAGTGCGTCGATCTCCTCGGCGATCCGCATCGAACCGATCTGGGCGGTGAACCGGCAGCCGGCCTGGGCGGCGAACGCGATCGTCGCCAGCAGCGGGGCGAGCTCGCGGGTGGTGGCGAACCCGGAGATCGCGCCGGTGAGCGGGCTCATCGTGAGCAGATCCAGCGCGGTGTGCGATTCCATCCCGACGGTGACGCCACCGAACCCGCACAGGATCAGCACCACCCCGACCGTGCCGCCGCCCACGACCAGTGCGCCGTTGCCCCAGGTGACATCGACGATCAGCCGGACGACTTCCTTGCGGTAGTGCCGGAGGACGAACGGGATCGCCAGCAGTGCCTCGAGGAATACCATCCCCTGGTGTCCCAGACGGATGTTCGCCTCCGTCACCGGTCGGGTCGCCGCCCGCACCGCCCGCACTGGCCGCAGCACCGGCGGCAGGTAGCCCGCCATCTCAGAGCACCTTCGACGGGAACACGGTGTTGTAGATCTGGGTGAGCGCGATGTTGGCGGCGAACAACACGATCGCCGAGCTGACCACCGCCGAGTTCACCGCGTTCGCCACCCCACCGGGCCCGCCCTTGGTGTGCAGGCCCGCGTCGCAGGCGATGATCGCGGTGAGCGCGCCGAACACCGCCGCCTTCACGATCGCCACCAGCAGATCGCCCGCGACGGCGAACGAGGCGAACGTGCTGATGTAAGACCCGGGAGTGCCGTCCTGGATGAAGACGTTGAACGCGTAGCCGGTGGCGAAGCCGATGAACACCACGAAGCCGCACAGCAGCATGCTCACCAGCACCGCCGCGAGCAGCCGCGGCGCGACCAGCCTGCGCACCGGGTCGACACCCATCACCCGCATCGCGTCGATCTCCTCGCGGATGGTGCGTGAGCCCAGATCCGCGCAGATCGACGAGCCGACCGCGCCCGCGATCATCAACGAGGTGACCAGCGGCGCGCCCTGCCGGATGATGCCGAGACCGTTGACCGCGCCGATGAAGGTGGTCGCGCCGACCTGGCCGACCAGCGATCCGACCTGGATGGACACCACGACCGCGACCGGAATGGCGACCAGCAGAGTAGGAGTGGCTGAGACACCTGCCATGAAGGAGCACTGCCGCAGGAACTCCTTCAGGGGAAAGCGCCGGTGGACCACGGCGAGGACCAGCTCTGCCGTGGCCCGCCATGCCATGGTGACCTGCCTGCCCGCGGTCTCGATCGACCGCTGCGGATGCTCGCGCCACCAGCGGAGCCCGAACCCGATGACGAGCTCACGATCCGCTGGTGCAGCGGCTTTTTCGCGCGACGCGACGATGACGATCACCTCGGTTCTCGATGGCCGCCGACCTGCGCGACCAGAACTGACCAGCGAGCTACGCAAGCGTAGGAAACAATTTCTACGCGGTGGTAGCGAACTGGCTGAGACAGTAGCAAGAAGCATCCCGGCTGTCTTCGATTTCGGGCATGATCGCCGGGTGAGTGTGCAGCGGAAGTCGAGCGGCGTGTGGCAGATCTCGACGGGTGGGCGGCGTCGGCGACGAGCGAACGCGCCCCGGTTGCCGCCCGCGCAACGGCGCACGCAGCTGCTCGACGCCGCACTGGGGGTGGTGGCCAGGGACGGTCTGGCCCGGCTGACCATGCAGGCTGTCGCCCAAGAGGCCGGGGTCGCCAAGCCGGTCCTCTACGCGATGTTTCCGACGGCGCCCGAACTGGTCGCGGCGCTGCTGCATCGCGAGCACGCGGCCGGCATGGCGCAGGTGCTCGCGGCGATGCCGGCGAATCTGGGCGGCACCGATCCGGATGCGGAGTTCGTGGCCGCGATGATGGCGTTCCTCGACTCGGTCGCCGCCGATCCGCCGCGCTGGCGGTTGATCCTGCTGCCCGGCGACGGCGCGCCGGCGAGTTATCGGGAACTGCTCGGCGCGGCCAGGGACGAGATGGTCGGCCGCGCCATCGCCTTGCTCGATGACGGACTACGGCTGCGCGGTGGTCCGGTCGAGGTCGATGTCGAACTGATCGGTCACATGACGATGGGATGCGCCGAGGTGCTCGGCCGGATGGTGTTGTCGGACCCGCGACGATTCCCGCCGACCCGACTGCGGCCGGCGGTGTGCGCGCTCCTGCGCACGCTGCCGCGGCCTTCCGGCTGATCCACCCGCGGTGATCGGCTCAGTTGAACGGGTACTGGCCCCCGCCGCCACCACCACCGGGGTAGTCGGGAGTCGCGACATCGATGATGTTCTGGACCAGTGCGACGAGGGCGCGCCCGACATCGAGGACGCTGTTGCCGAGGAGGGAGAATTCCTGCGCGATCTGCTGGAGCATCTTGTTCGTCCTCACGTGTGGCGAGCCGAATAGTGCTCTCCCAGGGTGCCACACGCGCGGCCCACGCGGTGGGCCTCGGTGGCTCAAGAGGCGAGGAAATTCAGGATGGCGAGCGTCAGCGGCGCGCCGTGCTCG
Proteins encoded in this window:
- a CDS encoding MCE family protein encodes the protein MRTRTTYLGLAVFVTLSLIATYTIWSTLQRAVPGDTHRYSATFTDVLGLRTGDDVRIAGVRVGRVDAIELVDRRHARVSLAVQSRQRLSTTTRALIRYQNLIGQRYVALDAGETPGEPLPADGAIPLERTESSFDVSTMLSGFEPLFGLLQPDEVNSLSETLVQALQGDGVSLSALITQAAALATTFGERDEVLGAVIGNLSDVIASLAHRSGELETLITQSRALVAGLYEQGTQLGDAVTGIAVSTTKLTALIEQVAPGMARAQEQAGTGVELLLANGSRLDRSAVELPLVLAGLARISGNGTYVNAYVCSLDVSLWGVALPPGLFSQIGGDSHSEVCR
- a CDS encoding MCE family protein, with the translated sequence MYPDPSGRGWSRRRLGLAGVAMAVSLSSVVALLGLRYAGYFDDAVAVTARMTSTGDGLPARADVRFRGMLVGAVSGVEIAEKGLRQRVELALEPAAAEAIPSSVTARVVPANIFGVSSIELVDNGAAPALRAGAVIEQDTSSATVALQTTLTTLRDVLDRIQPAKLARVLATLADALDGDARLPGSTIERLDEWITEVRALPGIGELLGDLGAAAAAVNQSAPELVDALGRSVQTARTITDRRAQLIDLLTTAGTATAATQELFARNPDAGKELVVGLDETFGALAADPSALTDTIRGLNTSLNRLASVFNWGPSRQMRWNVTVSFTPFRQYTAADCPRYGPQAGPRCDGPSVPDVAAPQQYPTQLIPGWLSTAGPAPLPTPPGLSELSLPTIPGLILPTIPGLSLPTIPGLVIPGVTAPASSEPAVQDSPARPISLAGSDAVAAIVGGRPNTTQLLLLGPVLAGSTVTVTPPGGH
- a CDS encoding ABC transporter permease — encoded protein: MAGYLPPVLRPVRAVRAATRPVTEANIRLGHQGMVFLEALLAIPFVLRHYRKEVVRLIVDVTWGNGALVVGGGTVGVVLILCGFGGVTVGMESHTALDLLTMSPLTGAISGFATTRELAPLLATIAFAAQAGCRFTAQIGSMRIAEEIDALESMAIRPLPYLITTRMLAAAVAILPLYAIGMATAYLTTKLTVFFLGGTGIGTYDHYFHQFLDPGDIVYSVLKAVAFVLVATFIQCHYGYVAAGGPEGVGVAAGHAIKMTIIVVVFLNLLLTLAIWGIDPGIRISG
- a CDS encoding MlaE family ABC transporter permease; this translates as MGFGLRWWREHPQRSIETAGRQVTMAWRATAELVLAVVHRRFPLKEFLRQCSFMAGVSATPTLLVAIPVAVVVSIQVGSLVGQVGATTFIGAVNGLGIIRQGAPLVTSLMIAGAVGSSICADLGSRTIREEIDAMRVMGVDPVRRLVAPRLLAAVLVSMLLCGFVVFIGFATGYAFNVFIQDGTPGSYISTFASFAVAGDLLVAIVKAAVFGALTAIIACDAGLHTKGGPGGVANAVNSAVVSSAIVLFAANIALTQIYNTVFPSKVL
- a CDS encoding TetR/AcrR family transcriptional regulator yields the protein MSVQRKSSGVWQISTGGRRRRRANAPRLPPAQRRTQLLDAALGVVARDGLARLTMQAVAQEAGVAKPVLYAMFPTAPELVAALLHREHAAGMAQVLAAMPANLGGTDPDAEFVAAMMAFLDSVAADPPRWRLILLPGDGAPASYRELLGAARDEMVGRAIALLDDGLRLRGGPVEVDVELIGHMTMGCAEVLGRMVLSDPRRFPPTRLRPAVCALLRTLPRPSG